Below is a genomic region from Flammeovirgaceae bacterium SG7u.111.
ACCCATGTGCCCCACACCATCAAGAATATGTACTGAGCAATCTTTAGGCAAGGCTGCCTCTTCCATGCTCTGAGCCAAAGGAACAGAACCATCCTCTTTTCCTACTATAAACAATACAGGTACTTCAGCTTTGGAAAGTACGTCTCTCCTATCAGGGCGCTCACGCATTGCCGCCATAGTACTTGTGAGGGATAGCTCTGGCAAGCTCGAAGCATCTTTTACGAAATAATTGATCTGATTTTTCAGCACTTCACGATTAGCTGGTGCAAAAAGCGCTGGAAAGAAGGAAGTGACAAACTTCTCAGTTCCGTTGTTCTTGATAAATTCTATCGCTTTCGTTCTGATTTCCTTTTTCTCTGGCTTATCGGCAAATGAAGTAGAGTGAAACAAACCGAAGCCCATTAATCTCTTAGGGTATTTATCAGCATAGGCCAGTGTTGTGTACCCACCAAGCGAATGTCCTATTACTATGGCATTTTCTATATCCATAAGCCCTAGGGTAGCTTCCACTTTATCGGCAAAATCTTCGAGGCTAGGGTTCCTAAACTCACATCCACTTTCACCAAAACCGGGCAAATCAAGCGTAATCACTCTGTATTTCATAGAAAGCAAGGCTGAAAATGCTTCCCAAAGTTTTTTATTCTCACAAAATCCGTGGATCAAGACCACCACTTGTCCATCGCCACTCTCCGTATAGTTTAGCGGTTCCATAGTTAAATATGTCCTTATTGGTTGTTTAAAAAATCCTTCCTATCCAAAAATAGACAAATAATACAATTGCCAAAGCCTTTACCTCACATTTACCTTCCTCACCACCTTTGCCATAAGTGCAGGGAAAAATCTTTTGAGGTAAACCCCAGCTACTTCTTTGAAGCCTCCTGGGTAAATCTCCCTTTTTCCTTTTTTTATCGCACTAATAATTTTGTGAGCGCAGAGCTCGGGCGATAAGCCATTTTTTTGCCCTGAATCCATTTTTCCTTGCAAACTCCCATCGCCCATAAAGGCATTTAGCGACAGCTTGGTTTTGATATAGCCTGGGCAAACGATCAGCACTTCCAAGCCATCTTTCCACACTTCTGCCCTAAGCGCATCGTAAAAACCGACCACAGCATGCTTCGATCCTGCATAGCCCGTACGAAGCGGCGTACCGAACTTGCCCGTCACGCTGCTTACCGTCACCAGCACGCCAGACCTCTGGGCAGCCATAAAGGGCAATACAGCCTTGGTGAGTGCCACCGTACCCATAAAGTTTATTTTCATTATCCTCTCAAAAACGCCTAGTTCTGTTTCGGCAAAATAGGATCGCTGACTTACTCCTCCATTGTTGATAAGAACATCTATCCTCCCAAACTTAGCCATCACTTCAGCTGCCAACACTTCGTACCCATCGTACTTTTCCAAATCAAGAGGTACGACTAGGCAATCCTCTTCACCAAGCCCAGCATCTGAAACTACTTTTTTAAGATCGGCTTCTTTTCTAGAAGAAAGTACCACTTTGCTGCCCAACTTGGCAAAAGCATGGGCCAAAGCCTCTCCTATTCCAGAAGATGCCCCCGTAATCCATACCACTTTATTTTTCAGTTCCTTCATATCAGTTTTCCAAAAGTATATTTACCTATAAATAAACTGAATAAGTTTGAAAACACGAGGGTACGATCAGCATTGAAGAAGCGCAGCAAGCAGGTTAATTTGTTATTTTTGTGATAACATCTACTATTTAGTCAGTATTTTTTTTAAAATTTGGAAAAGGATAAGGTGAAAAATTATACTATTTTCAAAAAGAGCTAATGAGAAAACATTCAGAACTAACTATAGCCCGGATAGAAAAATTCCGAGACTCTCTAAAGTACTCCTATTACTACAGCCTCACTCCCCTCAAAGCCCGATATCACAGAACCCGTGAGCCTATTTCTTATCATGATGCACTAAAGGCATCTTACCAAGAAATATTGCCAGGCACCAAGTGGGGGGCAAACTACGATTGTGCTTGGTTCGATTTTGAAGGGGTAGTACCAGCCGACCATGCGGGAAAAGAAGTGGTTGCCCTCATAGATTTGGGGGGTGAAGGTTGTGTGTTCGACAAAGAGGGTAATCCCGTACAAGGGCTTACCAATAAGCGGGTGGAATGGACAATGGCCGAGACCATTATCAAAAAAAGAGTCTACCTTTTTGAAGAAGCAACAGGCGGAGAGCATGTTCACCTTAGGGTAGATGCCGGAGCAAATAATATTTTGGGGGTAGAAAATGTACTGACCTACGAATCCATGGAAGATGGTGTTTTCAACCAAGCCGATTTGGCAATTTTCGATAGGCAAAAATGGCACATGTACATTGAGTACGACATGCTCACCAACCTTATGATGGAGCTGTACGAGAAAACTCGCCACCGAAAACTCTTGATTTATGCACTCAATGAAGTAATAAACAAGTTTGGGGATGGCACTCCTGAAGAAATTGCAGAA
It encodes:
- a CDS encoding alpha/beta fold hydrolase, whose product is MEPLNYTESGDGQVVVLIHGFCENKKLWEAFSALLSMKYRVITLDLPGFGESGCEFRNPSLEDFADKVEATLGLMDIENAIVIGHSLGGYTTLAYADKYPKRLMGFGLFHSTSFADKPEKKEIRTKAIEFIKNNGTEKFVTSFFPALFAPANREVLKNQINYFVKDASSLPELSLTSTMAAMRERPDRRDVLSKAEVPVLFIVGKEDGSVPLAQSMEEAALPKDCSVHILDGVGHMGMIEAREQTLLIIDNFIKYCVSVNTL
- a CDS encoding SDR family oxidoreductase, whose product is MKELKNKVVWITGASSGIGEALAHAFAKLGSKVVLSSRKEADLKKVVSDAGLGEEDCLVVPLDLEKYDGYEVLAAEVMAKFGRIDVLINNGGVSQRSYFAETELGVFERIMKINFMGTVALTKAVLPFMAAQRSGVLVTVSSVTGKFGTPLRTGYAGSKHAVVGFYDALRAEVWKDGLEVLIVCPGYIKTKLSLNAFMGDGSLQGKMDSGQKNGLSPELCAHKIISAIKKGKREIYPGGFKEVAGVYLKRFFPALMAKVVRKVNVR